From Bradyrhizobium sp. NDS-1, the proteins below share one genomic window:
- a CDS encoding exodeoxyribonuclease III, whose amino-acid sequence MKIATFNINNINRRLPNLLAWLRAAKPDVVALQELKASDGEFPAAAIEKAGYGAVWCGQKTWNGVAILARKAEPILTRDRLPGKAADHEARYIEAAVRGIIVTSIYLPNGNPQPGPKFDYKLDWFARLKRHAKSFITQDLPVVLAGDYNVAPMPIDIYPTRSWDKDALIQPKSRAAFASLVEQGWCDAIRELYPERRIYTFWDYKRNRWPRDAGLRLDHLLLSPALAPRLMKAGVDRDVRGEDGASDHAPAWVVLR is encoded by the coding sequence ATGAAGATCGCGACATTCAACATCAACAACATCAACCGCCGCCTGCCCAATCTCTTGGCATGGCTGCGGGCGGCGAAGCCCGATGTCGTCGCACTTCAGGAGTTGAAGGCAAGTGATGGCGAATTTCCGGCGGCCGCGATCGAAAAGGCCGGCTATGGCGCGGTGTGGTGTGGACAAAAGACCTGGAACGGGGTCGCCATCCTCGCCCGCAAGGCCGAACCCATTCTCACCCGCGACCGCCTGCCCGGAAAAGCTGCCGATCACGAAGCCCGCTACATCGAGGCCGCCGTGCGCGGCATCATCGTCACCAGCATCTATCTGCCCAACGGCAATCCGCAGCCCGGACCGAAATTCGACTACAAGCTCGACTGGTTCGCACGGCTCAAGCGCCACGCGAAGAGCTTCATCACGCAGGATCTGCCGGTGGTGCTCGCCGGCGACTACAATGTCGCACCGATGCCGATCGACATCTATCCGACGCGCTCGTGGGACAAGGATGCGCTGATCCAGCCGAAGAGCCGCGCGGCGTTTGCCTCACTGGTCGAACAGGGCTGGTGCGATGCGATCCGCGAGTTGTACCCTGAACGGCGCATCTACACGTTCTGGGACTACAAGCGAAACCGCTGGCCGCGCGATGCGGGCCTGCGGCTCGACCATCTCCTGCTCAGCCCTGCCCTCGCCCCGCGCCTCATGAAGGCCGGTGTCGACAGAGATGTCCGCGGCGAGGACGGCGCCAGCGATCACGCCCCGGCATGGGTGGTGCTGCGGTGA
- a CDS encoding replicative DNA helicase — MALTDSNVLKLAPDAGTPAYRSAPHNIEAEQSLLGAILVNNDAFYRVSDFLEAKHFFEPLHQTIFETAGSLIRMGKIATPVTLKTFLPADTDVGGMTIGQYLARLAAEATTIINAQDYGRTVYDLSLRRDLIGIGEDMVNVAYDAPVDFQPRAQIEDAERKLYELAESGRYDGGFQKFSQALAVAVDLAAKAFQRDGKLSGISTGMRDLDTKMGGLQSSDLIIVAGRPGMGKTSLATNIAYNVAQAYVPELQADGTMKAANGGVIGFFSCEMSADQLATRIVAERTGVPSSHIRRGGISEADFEKIREVSIELQSLPFYVDATGGLSIAQLMARARRLKRQKGLDLLVIDYIQLLSGSGKRSDNRVQEITEITTSLKALAKELNVPVIALSQLSRQVESRDDKRPQLSDLRESGSIEQDADVVLFVYREEYYLAMKEPRPGTPEHEKWQLDMSLAHGKAEVIIGKQRHGPTGTVDLAFEASVTRFGDLAPDSQVPARSGNDY, encoded by the coding sequence ATGGCCCTGACTGATTCGAACGTTCTCAAACTCGCGCCCGACGCAGGAACCCCCGCCTATCGGAGCGCGCCGCACAATATCGAGGCGGAACAGAGCCTCCTGGGCGCGATCCTGGTCAACAACGACGCGTTTTACCGCGTCTCCGACTTCCTGGAAGCGAAGCATTTTTTCGAACCGCTGCACCAGACCATCTTCGAGACCGCCGGCAGCCTGATCCGGATGGGCAAGATCGCGACGCCCGTCACGCTGAAGACGTTCCTGCCTGCCGACACCGATGTCGGCGGTATGACCATCGGGCAATATCTGGCGCGGCTCGCGGCCGAAGCGACCACCATCATCAACGCCCAGGACTATGGCCGCACCGTCTACGACCTGTCGCTGCGGCGCGACCTGATCGGCATCGGCGAGGACATGGTCAATGTCGCCTATGACGCGCCGGTCGACTTCCAGCCACGGGCACAGATCGAGGACGCCGAGCGCAAGCTTTACGAACTCGCCGAATCCGGCCGCTATGACGGCGGCTTCCAGAAATTCTCGCAGGCCCTGGCAGTCGCGGTCGATCTCGCCGCCAAGGCGTTCCAGCGCGACGGCAAGCTGTCCGGCATCTCGACGGGCATGCGCGACCTCGACACCAAGATGGGCGGCCTGCAGAGCTCCGACCTCATCATCGTCGCGGGACGTCCCGGCATGGGCAAGACGTCGCTGGCGACCAACATCGCCTACAACGTCGCGCAAGCCTATGTTCCGGAGCTCCAGGCCGACGGCACCATGAAGGCCGCCAATGGCGGCGTGATCGGCTTCTTCTCCTGCGAAATGTCGGCCGACCAGCTCGCCACGCGTATCGTGGCCGAGCGCACCGGTGTTCCCTCCTCCCACATCCGCCGCGGCGGCATCTCGGAAGCCGATTTCGAGAAGATCCGGGAGGTTTCGATCGAGCTGCAGTCGCTGCCGTTCTACGTGGATGCCACCGGCGGCCTGTCGATCGCGCAGTTGATGGCGCGCGCGCGCCGGCTGAAGCGCCAGAAGGGCCTCGACCTGCTCGTGATCGACTACATCCAGCTGCTCTCGGGCTCGGGCAAGCGGAGCGACAATCGCGTGCAGGAAATCACGGAGATCACGACCAGCCTGAAGGCGCTGGCCAAGGAGCTCAATGTTCCCGTGATCGCGCTGTCGCAGCTCTCGCGTCAGGTCGAATCGCGTGACGACAAGCGGCCGCAGCTCTCGGACCTGCGTGAATCCGGTTCGATCGAACAGGACGCCGACGTCGTGCTGTTCGTTTACCGCGAGGAATATTACCTCGCGATGAAGGAGCCCCGCCCAGGCACGCCCGAGCACGAGAAGTGGCAGCTTGACATGAGCCTTGCGCACGGAAAAGCCGAGGTCATCATCGGCAAGCAGCGCCATGGCCCGACCGGCACGGTCGATTTGGCGTTCGAAGCCTCGGTCACGCGGTTCGGCGACCTCGCGCCTGACAGTCAGGTACCGGCTCGCAGCGGCAACGACTACTGA
- a CDS encoding efflux RND transporter periplasmic adaptor subunit encodes MLGCAGSGAHEGHDHGEANKAPVVSSAYPRVVARSELYEIVGILRNNQLSIYLDDAVTNEPVSDATLQVTVGDANAVEASKAGSGLYTLAMPGQPAGSVEVIFSVSAQKGDDLLVDSLTAPQPASPPRAHGHGWLSSGRLVAAFAGAAAGFGLLFGYSIWSGRRIAAAVSAVVSAISVVLAATSFDESQTGASSAGSPAPLALSDAPRRLQDGSAFAAKSTQRLLDIRTAAAEPHTIRPAVNLMGRVIADPNRSSIVQSIYGGRVIPNGGAIPRIGQTVAKGDVLIRIEPHLPVADRTTILEKVGEIEQLTAVTENKLRRLRPLAERGAVPQGQVHDLESELEGLRARRETVRNSRTGFEELRASTNGIITAAKVVPGQVIQPQDVLFQIVDPGSLWVEALAYEDIGLKAPEAATAIAPNGQAIALSHVGTSRTLRQHASVVQFAIPEPPAGLNIGQPLNVMLQSGAPVSGLIFPRDAVTRSSNGENIVWLHTAAERFEPHPVRVLPVDATRVMIASGLSGSERIVVRGTDLINQIR; translated from the coding sequence ATGCTTGGCTGTGCCGGCTCCGGCGCGCATGAGGGGCACGACCACGGAGAGGCCAACAAAGCGCCGGTGGTGTCATCGGCATATCCGAGAGTTGTGGCGCGATCCGAACTCTATGAGATCGTCGGGATCCTCAGGAACAACCAGCTTTCGATCTACCTCGACGATGCCGTCACCAACGAGCCTGTCTCGGATGCGACCTTGCAGGTGACCGTCGGCGATGCCAATGCCGTCGAAGCCTCGAAGGCGGGAAGCGGGCTCTACACACTGGCCATGCCAGGGCAGCCGGCCGGATCGGTGGAGGTCATCTTCTCGGTGTCCGCCCAAAAGGGCGACGATCTCCTGGTGGACTCACTGACTGCGCCGCAGCCGGCCAGTCCGCCTCGGGCGCATGGGCACGGCTGGCTTTCCTCCGGTCGCCTCGTAGCAGCGTTTGCAGGGGCCGCTGCCGGCTTCGGTCTGCTTTTTGGCTATTCGATATGGTCGGGCCGCAGAATCGCGGCCGCAGTCTCGGCAGTGGTGTCGGCCATATCAGTTGTTCTCGCCGCGACGTCGTTTGACGAAAGCCAGACCGGTGCGAGCTCTGCCGGTTCACCCGCACCGCTGGCGCTGAGCGATGCGCCGAGGCGTCTGCAGGACGGCTCCGCCTTCGCAGCCAAATCTACCCAGCGGTTGCTTGATATACGCACCGCGGCGGCCGAACCGCACACGATCCGCCCCGCCGTCAATCTGATGGGCCGCGTCATTGCCGATCCGAACCGCAGCAGCATCGTGCAAAGCATCTACGGCGGCCGCGTCATTCCCAATGGCGGCGCGATACCGCGCATCGGGCAGACGGTCGCGAAAGGCGACGTTCTCATCCGGATCGAGCCGCATCTGCCGGTCGCGGACCGCACGACGATCCTCGAAAAGGTTGGCGAAATCGAACAGTTGACGGCGGTCACGGAGAACAAGCTCCGCCGCTTGCGGCCGTTGGCAGAGCGAGGCGCTGTGCCGCAGGGGCAGGTCCACGACCTCGAAAGCGAACTGGAAGGGTTGCGGGCGCGCCGTGAAACCGTTCGCAATTCCCGCACCGGCTTTGAGGAGTTGCGCGCATCGACCAACGGCATCATCACCGCGGCCAAGGTCGTGCCAGGACAGGTGATTCAGCCACAGGACGTTCTCTTCCAGATCGTCGACCCCGGGAGCCTGTGGGTCGAAGCGCTGGCCTATGAGGACATCGGGCTGAAAGCGCCTGAAGCGGCGACGGCGATCGCGCCTAACGGACAGGCGATCGCCTTGTCCCACGTCGGAACGAGCCGCACATTGCGGCAGCATGCGTCCGTCGTTCAGTTTGCCATCCCGGAGCCGCCGGCGGGCCTCAACATCGGTCAACCGCTCAACGTGATGCTTCAGAGCGGCGCGCCTGTCTCGGGCCTGATCTTTCCGCGCGACGCCGTCACGCGAAGCAGCAACGGGGAGAACATTGTCTGGCTGCACACCGCCGCCGAGCGCTTCGAGCCACACCCGGTACGGGTTCTTCCCGTGGACGCGACACGCGTGATGATTGCATCTGGCCTCAGCGGGAGCGAACGGATTGTCGTCCGCGGCACCGACCTCATCAACCAGATCCGGTAG
- a CDS encoding FadR/GntR family transcriptional regulator, which produces MELKRASEGEKGFEKVFAFLRERLLAGSLRPGDRLISERELATLLGVSRPIVREALRALTVLGIVEIRDRIGTVVTRPDVSVLNDFFTFALAQQADMLDDVMQARVAIECQAIRLACERANIADFERLQHALAKIGETIDEADAGGMADFDFHRAIVVASHSETLTVLHSSLAGLLTHSHRSRRELVQAFPSMKTYLIDDHRRIFDALIARDPERADATLRKHFAIGDEYRRRAVVGDIDKTSASG; this is translated from the coding sequence ATGGAACTCAAGCGGGCCAGCGAGGGTGAAAAAGGGTTCGAGAAGGTCTTCGCCTTTTTGCGCGAACGCCTTCTGGCAGGCTCGCTCAGGCCCGGCGACCGCCTGATCTCCGAGCGCGAGCTGGCAACCCTGCTTGGGGTCAGCCGGCCGATCGTCCGCGAGGCGCTGCGGGCCCTTACCGTGCTGGGCATCGTCGAGATTCGCGACCGCATCGGCACCGTGGTGACGCGACCGGATGTCTCGGTGCTGAACGATTTTTTCACCTTCGCGCTCGCCCAGCAGGCGGACATGCTCGACGACGTCATGCAGGCGCGCGTCGCGATCGAATGCCAGGCGATCCGGCTTGCATGCGAACGCGCCAACATCGCCGATTTCGAACGGCTACAGCACGCACTCGCCAAGATCGGAGAGACGATCGACGAAGCGGATGCGGGCGGCATGGCCGACTTCGACTTCCATCGCGCCATCGTGGTCGCCTCGCATTCGGAAACGCTGACTGTGCTGCATAGCTCGCTGGCGGGCTTGTTGACGCATTCGCACCGCAGCCGCCGCGAGCTGGTTCAGGCCTTTCCGTCGATGAAGACTTATCTCATCGACGATCACCGCCGCATCTTCGATGCGCTCATTGCGCGCGATCCCGAGCGCGCCGATGCGACGCTGCGCAAGCATTTCGCCATCGGCGACGAATACCGCAGGCGCGCCGTCGTCGGCGACATCGACAAGACCAGCGCCTCGGGCTGA
- a CDS encoding efflux RND transporter permease subunit encodes MFKLIVTTSLRNRLFVLAAAAVLAGYGLLVLPSISVDVLPDINRPTVNVLTEAEGLAPQEVEQLVTFPIETSMNGMPGVIRVRSVSGVGLSIVYVEFDWGVDVYRARQFVSERLALIREQLPPAVNPQMGPVTSIMGEIMLIAMTSDGRASPMEVREIADFVVRPQLLAIPGVAQVIPIGGEIRQYRVTPNIATMQALGITHVQIEQAVAKFGTNSGGGFVDQHGREYLIRNVGLTKQIEDLGNTVVATQDKQPILLMQVAKVDFAARTKRGDAGYNGKPAVIVSVMKQPAADTVALTRNIETALADLQRTMRSGISLTSVQFRQATFIETSIHNVQRVLVEAAIVVAVVLFIFLMNGRAAFVSLTAIPLSILVTALVFRAFGFTINTMTLGGLAIAIGELVDDAVVDVENVLRRLRENAASAAPRPVLEVIAQASQEVRSGIVYATMIVVLVFVPLFALPGIEGRLFTPLGIAYVVSILASLLTSVTVTPVLSYYLLSGRAHSGDRESAVVRGLKQAYRRLLCWAFERRGLVLGSVAAAVVMAFYAASLMPRSFLPPFNEGTLVLSLQYNPGISLAESHRLGLLAEQLIARVPEVKSVGRRTGRAELDEHAEGVHYSEIDVDLVRSKRDKADVHASIREVLSGLPASVAIGQPISHRLDHLQSGIRAQIVLKIYGQDIEILRRLAETSRQRLSTIPGLVDLQVEKQVLIPQVRVQVDHARAALHGLTPAAITQALDTLSNGRKVSQIVDGNRRFDVVMRLSEQNRSTTGLQDLLIPTGLEFVPLSALAEIVETDGPNQIQREGTQRRIVVYGNGDGRRDIADIAADIQRVVSHLDFPQSYTTNLEGAFQAQQEAFWRIAILSLASFAMIFIVLYSRYRSVALTLIIMGGIPLALIGSVAGLKIAGQPLSVASMIGFITLAGISARNGILKISHYINLAIYEGERFGTGLILRGSMERLSPVLMTALCAGLALTPLLIGADEPGREILHPVAVTIFGGLLSTTILDALVTPILFLILARKPLHRLLAERAAALTPAEAY; translated from the coding sequence ATGTTCAAGCTCATCGTCACGACGAGCCTGCGGAATCGCCTGTTCGTGCTGGCGGCCGCTGCGGTGCTCGCCGGCTATGGCCTGCTTGTCCTGCCGAGCATATCCGTTGACGTCCTGCCCGACATCAACCGTCCGACGGTCAATGTCCTGACCGAGGCCGAAGGACTGGCCCCGCAGGAGGTCGAACAGCTTGTGACGTTCCCGATCGAAACGTCGATGAACGGCATGCCCGGGGTCATACGTGTCCGCTCGGTGTCGGGCGTCGGACTCTCAATCGTCTATGTCGAGTTCGACTGGGGCGTGGATGTCTATCGCGCCCGGCAGTTCGTTTCCGAACGGCTGGCGCTGATCCGCGAGCAACTGCCGCCCGCCGTCAATCCCCAGATGGGGCCCGTGACGTCCATCATGGGCGAAATCATGCTGATCGCCATGACCAGCGACGGCAGGGCCTCTCCCATGGAGGTTCGCGAAATCGCGGATTTCGTCGTCAGGCCGCAGCTACTCGCTATCCCGGGCGTGGCCCAGGTGATCCCCATTGGCGGCGAGATTCGGCAATACCGCGTAACGCCGAACATCGCGACCATGCAGGCTCTCGGCATCACCCATGTCCAGATCGAGCAGGCGGTAGCCAAGTTCGGCACCAACAGCGGCGGCGGATTCGTGGACCAGCATGGCCGTGAATATCTGATCCGCAACGTCGGCCTCACCAAGCAAATCGAGGACCTCGGCAACACCGTCGTTGCGACACAGGACAAGCAGCCAATCCTGTTGATGCAAGTCGCAAAGGTGGATTTCGCCGCGCGCACCAAGCGCGGTGACGCCGGCTACAACGGGAAACCGGCTGTCATCGTCAGCGTGATGAAGCAACCCGCGGCGGACACGGTCGCGTTGACCAGGAATATCGAGACGGCGCTCGCCGACTTGCAACGGACCATGCGATCAGGGATCAGCCTCACCAGCGTTCAGTTCCGTCAAGCCACCTTCATCGAGACGTCGATTCATAATGTCCAGCGGGTCCTGGTCGAGGCGGCGATCGTCGTCGCGGTCGTCCTTTTCATCTTCCTGATGAATGGACGGGCGGCGTTCGTCTCGCTCACGGCCATTCCGCTGTCCATCCTCGTGACCGCTCTGGTGTTCCGCGCCTTCGGCTTCACGATCAACACGATGACGCTTGGTGGCCTCGCCATCGCCATCGGCGAGCTGGTCGACGATGCCGTGGTGGATGTCGAGAACGTCCTGCGGCGCCTGCGGGAGAATGCCGCTTCAGCCGCGCCGCGGCCTGTTCTCGAAGTGATCGCCCAAGCGAGCCAGGAAGTCCGCTCCGGCATCGTCTATGCGACGATGATCGTCGTCCTCGTATTCGTACCGCTGTTCGCGCTTCCAGGAATCGAAGGCCGGTTGTTCACGCCACTCGGCATTGCCTATGTGGTGTCGATACTCGCTTCGCTGTTGACGTCGGTAACGGTGACGCCCGTCTTGTCCTACTATCTGCTGTCCGGGCGGGCTCATTCAGGCGACCGCGAAAGCGCTGTCGTGCGAGGGTTGAAGCAGGCGTACCGACGTCTGCTTTGCTGGGCATTCGAGCGGCGCGGACTTGTGCTCGGCTCGGTCGCGGCAGCGGTCGTGATGGCATTCTACGCAGCGAGCCTCATGCCGCGCAGCTTTCTGCCGCCATTCAACGAAGGGACGCTCGTTCTGTCGCTGCAATACAATCCCGGCATTTCGCTCGCCGAATCGCATCGGCTCGGCTTGCTGGCCGAGCAATTGATTGCCAGGGTGCCGGAGGTGAAATCCGTCGGCCGCCGCACCGGCCGGGCGGAGCTGGATGAACACGCCGAGGGCGTCCACTACAGCGAAATAGATGTCGACCTCGTTCGCTCGAAGCGCGACAAGGCAGACGTCCACGCGAGCATCCGCGAGGTGCTTTCCGGACTGCCGGCCTCGGTCGCGATCGGGCAGCCCATCAGTCACCGGCTCGATCATCTGCAATCGGGTATCCGCGCCCAGATCGTGCTCAAAATTTACGGTCAGGACATCGAGATATTGCGCCGGCTGGCCGAAACCTCGCGCCAGCGCCTCTCGACAATTCCGGGGCTGGTCGATCTTCAGGTCGAGAAGCAGGTCCTCATTCCCCAGGTGCGCGTCCAGGTCGATCATGCCCGCGCCGCCCTTCATGGCTTGACGCCTGCCGCGATCACGCAGGCGCTCGATACGCTGTCGAATGGCCGAAAGGTCTCCCAGATCGTGGACGGCAATCGCCGCTTCGACGTCGTCATGCGCCTCTCGGAGCAGAACCGATCGACGACGGGACTGCAAGACCTTCTGATACCCACCGGCCTTGAATTCGTCCCGCTGAGTGCGCTGGCCGAAATTGTCGAGACGGATGGTCCAAATCAGATTCAGCGCGAGGGAACCCAGCGCCGAATCGTTGTTTACGGTAACGGCGACGGCCGCCGCGACATTGCCGACATCGCCGCCGACATCCAACGAGTTGTGTCGCACCTGGATTTTCCGCAGAGCTACACCACCAACCTCGAGGGAGCATTCCAGGCGCAGCAAGAGGCCTTCTGGCGCATCGCCATCCTGTCGCTTGCATCATTTGCGATGATTTTCATCGTGCTCTACAGCCGGTATCGATCGGTTGCGCTGACGCTCATCATCATGGGCGGCATTCCGCTGGCTCTGATCGGCAGCGTCGCCGGTTTGAAGATTGCCGGTCAACCGCTGTCGGTTGCGTCGATGATCGGCTTCATTACGCTGGCAGGCATCTCCGCGCGCAACGGCATTCTGAAGATCTCCCACTACATCAATTTGGCCATCTACGAAGGGGAGCGTTTCGGGACTGGCCTGATCCTCAGGGGAAGCATGGAACGTCTCAGCCCCGTCCTGATGACGGCACTTTGCGCCGGACTTGCGCTGACCCCGCTTCTGATCGGCGCGGACGAACCGGGTCGCGAAATCCTGCATCCGGTCGCCGTTACGATCTTCGGTGGTCTGCTCAGCACCACGATACTTGATGCGCTCGTGACCCCCATCCTGTTTCTGATCCTCGCCAGGAAGCCGCTGCATCGCCTGCTGGCCGAACGCGCAGCGGCGCTCACGCCCGCGGAAGCCTATTGA
- the alr gene encoding alanine racemase: protein MNPQSGLLSAEANQAAALAAYGGVLTVDLDAIIANWRKLEKTAVPAECSAVIKADAYGCGAPEVARALSKAGCKTFFVATIEEARKVRAAVPEPTIYVLGGYFQNTGEHYAKINCRPVIGDLNELAEWDVFCRRTGWNGGAAVHIDTGMNRLGLTLSEAQAIIPRINAGDHGITLVMSHLVSAEQLNSPVNAKQLASFRAIASEFSGVPAALANSSGIFLGAPFQFELVRPGAALYGVNPTPEADNPMQPVVDLKARIVQTRTIDRGESVGYGGTWTARRPTKLAIIAVGYADGYFRAASSNDGTRGAEVIVAGKRCPVAGRVSMDLIAIDITDLPPNAARRGHMVTLLGEGITVDELAHHFGTIGYEVLTSLGRRYARIYKGGNVEEPLVKPAAATGAEQPPSPPPVEQPAAPPPLPG, encoded by the coding sequence ATGAACCCGCAATCCGGCCTTCTCTCCGCGGAGGCCAATCAGGCTGCCGCGCTCGCAGCCTATGGCGGCGTGCTGACCGTCGATCTCGACGCCATCATCGCCAACTGGCGCAAGCTCGAGAAGACGGCGGTGCCGGCCGAATGCTCGGCGGTGATCAAGGCCGACGCCTATGGCTGCGGTGCCCCCGAGGTCGCGCGTGCGCTGAGCAAGGCCGGGTGCAAGACCTTTTTCGTCGCCACCATCGAGGAGGCCCGCAAGGTACGTGCGGCCGTTCCGGAGCCTACGATCTACGTGCTCGGCGGCTATTTCCAGAACACCGGCGAGCACTACGCCAAGATCAACTGCCGCCCGGTGATCGGCGACCTCAACGAACTCGCCGAATGGGACGTGTTCTGCCGTCGCACCGGCTGGAACGGCGGCGCGGCGGTTCACATCGACACCGGCATGAACCGGCTCGGCCTCACGCTTTCCGAAGCGCAGGCCATCATCCCCCGCATCAACGCCGGCGATCACGGCATCACGCTGGTCATGAGCCATCTGGTCTCGGCCGAGCAGCTCAACAGCCCCGTGAACGCCAAGCAGCTCGCTTCCTTCCGCGCGATCGCCAGCGAATTCTCCGGCGTGCCGGCGGCGCTCGCCAACTCCTCCGGCATCTTCCTCGGCGCGCCCTTCCAGTTCGAGCTGGTGCGGCCGGGGGCTGCGCTCTACGGCGTCAACCCGACGCCGGAGGCCGACAATCCGATGCAGCCGGTGGTCGACCTCAAGGCGCGCATCGTGCAGACCCGCACCATCGATCGCGGCGAGAGCGTCGGCTATGGCGGCACCTGGACCGCGCGGCGGCCGACCAAACTGGCGATCATCGCGGTCGGCTATGCCGACGGCTATTTCCGCGCCGCCAGCTCCAACGACGGCACCCGCGGCGCCGAGGTCATCGTCGCCGGCAAGCGCTGCCCCGTCGCGGGCCGCGTCTCGATGGACCTCATCGCGATCGACATCACCGATCTGCCGCCGAATGCGGCACGGCGCGGCCATATGGTGACGCTGCTCGGCGAAGGCATCACCGTTGACGAGCTCGCGCATCATTTCGGCACCATCGGCTATGAGGTGCTGACCAGCCTCGGCCGCCGCTACGCCCGCATCTACAAGGGCGGCAATGTGGAGGAGCCGCTGGTCAAGCCGGCAGCCGCGACCGGAGCCGAGCAGCCTCCCTCACCGCCGCCGGTCGAGCAGCCGGCGGCACCGCCGCCGCTGCCGGGCTAG
- a CDS encoding NAD(P)-dependent oxidoreductase, protein MGRNDKGNVGFIGIGTMGREMVRNLLVAGHAVRVFDLNEAALADSIEEGARRAENPADAARGADIVITMLPDTPHVEATVYGEHGLLKSPPPGKLIVDMSTISPVAVRRIHADLQKAGVDFIDAPVSGGPVGAKNAALSIMAGGDAEAFAKAEPFFRAMGTTITHVGASGAGQTVKLCNQLICGINIQAICEALALGRASGLDLNLLRRVLLGGSAASWMLDKLGPAMIAGDVSAGFRIDLQLKDLRLVQEHAQALNVPLPGTALITSQYIDARAHGEGSNGNQALFRVYDRMTNQTTG, encoded by the coding sequence ATGGGACGGAACGACAAGGGCAATGTCGGCTTCATCGGCATCGGCACGATGGGCCGGGAGATGGTGCGCAATCTCCTGGTGGCCGGCCACGCGGTCCGCGTCTTCGATCTGAACGAAGCCGCGCTGGCCGACAGCATCGAGGAAGGCGCGAGACGTGCCGAGAATCCCGCCGATGCCGCGCGAGGCGCCGATATCGTCATTACGATGCTGCCCGACACCCCCCATGTCGAGGCGACCGTTTACGGCGAACACGGCCTGCTGAAGTCTCCACCGCCCGGCAAGCTCATCGTCGACATGAGCACGATCTCGCCGGTCGCGGTCCGCCGCATCCATGCCGATCTGCAAAAGGCTGGCGTCGACTTCATCGACGCCCCGGTCTCGGGCGGCCCCGTGGGCGCCAAGAACGCTGCGCTCTCGATCATGGCCGGCGGCGATGCCGAAGCCTTTGCCAAAGCCGAGCCGTTCTTCCGCGCGATGGGCACGACCATCACGCATGTCGGCGCATCCGGCGCCGGCCAGACCGTCAAGCTGTGCAATCAGCTGATCTGCGGAATCAACATCCAGGCGATCTGCGAGGCGCTGGCGCTCGGCCGCGCGTCGGGCCTCGATCTCAATCTACTGCGCCGGGTGCTGCTTGGTGGCTCCGCGGCGTCCTGGATGCTCGACAAGCTCGGCCCGGCGATGATCGCGGGCGACGTCTCTGCCGGCTTCCGCATCGATCTGCAGCTCAAGGACCTTCGCCTCGTGCAGGAGCACGCGCAGGCGCTGAACGTGCCGCTGCCCGGCACCGCGCTCATCACCAGCCAATACATCGACGCGCGTGCCCACGGCGAAGGCAGCAACGGCAATCAGGCGCTATTCCGCGTCTATGACCGCATGACCAACCAGACAACCGGCTGA
- a CDS encoding potassium channel family protein: protein MTLTSLRSNVRRLYEGATPSGVRFRYALLAFDIVTVLFIIATSFLPPSEIIETLDVLFGVTLLADFSARLLVDRHPVRKFTQLATWADMVAIVSFLAPLAGEAGGFLRILRTLGLLRDYQMLVRLRLDSPFFRRNEDVIFAVTNLAVFIFVMTGIVYETQKFRNDEIRNYADALYFTVTALTTTGFGDITLSGTVGRLITVVIMIFGVTLFFNLARALLSPHKVRFSCPVCGLQRHDSDAVHCKACGTVLNIPDEGAT from the coding sequence GTGACCCTCACGTCTCTCAGAAGCAACGTTCGCCGCCTCTACGAAGGCGCAACACCGAGTGGCGTGCGTTTCCGCTACGCGCTGCTCGCCTTCGACATCGTGACGGTGCTGTTCATCATCGCAACCTCGTTCCTGCCTCCCAGCGAGATCATCGAGACGCTCGATGTCCTGTTCGGCGTGACGTTGCTTGCCGACTTCTCGGCACGGCTCCTCGTCGATCGGCATCCGGTTCGAAAATTCACGCAACTCGCTACCTGGGCCGACATGGTTGCGATCGTGTCCTTCCTGGCACCGCTAGCCGGCGAAGCCGGCGGCTTTCTCCGGATCCTGCGAACGTTGGGGCTGCTCCGCGACTACCAGATGCTGGTGAGGTTGCGCCTCGATTCACCGTTCTTTCGTCGCAACGAAGACGTCATCTTCGCCGTCACGAACCTAGCCGTTTTCATCTTCGTCATGACCGGGATCGTCTACGAGACCCAGAAGTTTCGGAACGACGAGATCCGGAACTATGCCGATGCCCTGTATTTCACCGTCACGGCGCTCACGACGACCGGCTTTGGCGACATTACCCTGTCGGGTACGGTCGGTCGTTTGATCACCGTCGTGATCATGATTTTCGGCGTCACGCTGTTCTTCAATCTCGCCCGCGCGCTCCTCAGTCCGCACAAGGTGCGATTTTCTTGCCCGGTCTGCGGGCTCCAGCGGCACGATTCCGACGCCGTGCATTGCAAGGCCTGCGGCACCGTTCTCAACATTCCCGATGAAGGGGCGACCTGA